A single window of Culicoides brevitarsis isolate CSIRO-B50_1 chromosome 3, AGI_CSIRO_Cbre_v1, whole genome shotgun sequence DNA harbors:
- the LOC134834884 gene encoding uncharacterized protein LOC134834884 has protein sequence MPDYSNEDLVKLIHRVINKVNTLEDKIDQVLIELKNNQQTKQAVRFIHRGEEGFEDLDFDFKFTPIGSEEELAEVTQTIENDPQYRKKLLAYISSKGNFTIEHLFTDVFLFDYNLSGANGKRKLEGIVPFEQIYMYLKMKESLTEDEIKRELVEKLTKIKNRVYKRRSLQQKRTATPAQETHFEEQRVAPRYKIEEQIVVEDPIEEVQEEEEDLSHETYTEPGQIFIEETIEHEMPYHEYDEEYAFSPINSDADLEAVTQKIRNNPQYLKQLRLHLVNESDNGQITLEQLFTVEYLQDFNLYGRQDNRKLADLVPYKALYFYLKKHTGLDLKQIELDASNELKRLKNRMAARRKVQRKRGELPPVTKKEK, from the exons ATGCCCGATTATTCGAATGAGGATTTAGTGAAGCTCATTCATCGAGTCATCAACAAAGTCAACACGCTCGAGGACAAAATCGACCAGGTCCTGATAGAACTGAAGAACAaccaacaaacaaaacaagcaGTCCGGTTCATCCACAGAGGCGAAGAAGGATTCGAAGATTTGGACTTTGATTTCAAATTTACTCCAATCGGCAGCGAAGAAGAACTCGCCGAAGTCACACAAACCATCGAAAATGACCCGCAATACCGGAAAAAGCTTCTGGCTTACATTTCATCAAAGGGAAATTTCACCATAGAACATCTCTTTACGGACGTCTTTTTGTTCGATTACAACTTGAGCGGCGCCAATGGCAAGAGAAAATTGGAAGGAATCGTCCCGTTCGAGCAAATTTACATGT acctaaaaatgaaagaatccCTCACAGAAGACGAGATCAAGCGAGAACTTGTggaaaaattgaccaaaatcaAGAATCGCGTTTACAAGAGACGTTCCCTTCAACAAAAACGGACCGCTACTCCGGCACAAGAAACGCATTTCGAGGAGCAACGAGTTGCGCCACGGTACAAAATCGAGGAACAAATTGTCGTTGAAGATCCCATCGAGGAAGTTCAAGAGGAAGAAGAGGATTTATCGCATGAAACATACACCGAACCTGGCCAAATATTTATCGAAGAGACGATCGAGCATGAGATGCCGTATCACGAATACGACGAGGAATACGCTTTCAGTCCCATCAACTCTGACGCCGATCTCGAAGCAGTAACgcagaaaattcgaaataatcCGCAATATTTGAAgcaattg cgcCTTCATTTGGTCAACGAATCAGACAACGGACAAATTACTTTGGAACAACTTTTCACAGTGGAATATTTGCAGGACTTTAATCTCTATGGCAGGCAAGATAATCGGAAATTAGCGGATCTCGTTCCATACAAAGCTCtgtattttt atttgaagAAACACACGGGACTTGACTTGAAACAAATTGAACTGGATGCCTCGAATGAGCTGAAAAGACTGAAAAATCGCATGGCTGCTCGTCGAAAAGTTCAACGGAAACGCGGAGAATTGCCGCCggtaacaaaaaaagagaaataa